A genomic region of Pyrus communis chromosome 14, drPyrComm1.1, whole genome shotgun sequence contains the following coding sequences:
- the LOC137714753 gene encoding sodium-dependent phosphate transport protein 1, chloroplastic, producing the protein MDRVNMSIAILPMSAEYNWNPATVGLIQSSFFWGYLLTQIAGGIWADTVGGKQVLAFGVIWWSIATILTPVAAKIGLPFLLVVRAFMGIGEGVAMPAMNNILSKWIPVAERSRSLALVYSGMYLGSVTGLAFSPFLIHQFGWPSVFYSFGSLGTVWFSVWLSKAHSSPLEDPELRPAEKKLILASSISKEPVKAIPWKLILSKAPVWALIVSHFCHNWGTFILLTWMPTYYNQVLKFNLTESGLFCVLPWLTMAFSANLGGWIADTLVSKGFSVTRVRKIMQTIGFLGPAFFLTQLSHINSPAMAVLCMACSQGTDAFSQSGLYSNHQDIAPRYSGVLLGLSNTAGVLAGVFGTASTGYILQHGSWDDVFKVSVGLYLVGTVVWNLFSTGEKVID; encoded by the exons ATGGACAGA GTAAATATGAGCATTGCAATACTGCCCATGTCAGCAGAGTACAATTGGAACCCCGCAACTGTGGGTTTGATACAATCTTCTTTCTTCTGGGGATACCTCCTCACTCAG ATTGCTGGTGGAATATGGGCAGACACAGTAGGTGGGAAGCAAGTACTGGCATTTGGAGTCATTTGGTGGTCCATTGCTACTATTCTCACTCCTGTTGCTGCTAAAATTGGATTGCCTTTCCTACTAGTTGTTCGCGCTTTCATGGGGATTGGTGAG GGTGTTGCTATGCCTGCCATGAATAATATACTGTCAAAATGGATTCCAGTAGCAGAGAGAAGTAGATCTTTGGCTCTGGTTTACAGTGGAATGTATCTTGGGTCGGTCACCGGCTTGGCCTTTTCGCCATTTCTAATACATCAGTTTGGATGGCCATCAGTCTTTTACTCCTTCGGTTCCCTGGGGACGGTCTGGTTCTCTGTATGGCTAAGTAAG GCACATAGTTCACCTCTCGAGGATCCAGAGCTGCGACCGGCGGAGAAGAAGCTTATTCTTGCAAGTAGTATTTCCAAGGAACCTGTTAAAGCGATTCCTTGgaaattaattttgtcaaaagcaCCTGTTTGGGCCCTGATAGTGTCTCACTTCTGCCACAATTGGGGAACATTTATTCTTCTCACATGGATGCCAACATACTATAATCAA GTACTGAAGTTCAATCTTACCGAATCAGGGCTATTCTGCGTCCTGCCCTGGTTAACAATGGCATTTTCTGCAAATCTTGGCGGTTGGATTGCAGACACACTAGTCAGTAAGGGTTTCTCCGTGACAAGGGTTCGGAAG attatgcaaacaattgGGTTTTTAGGCCCCGCTTTCTTCCTAACACAGTTGAGCCATATTAATTCTCCTGCAATGGCTGTTCTATGTATGGCATGCAGTCAG GGAACTGATGCATTCTCACAATCTGGTCTATATTCAAACCATCAAGATATCGCTCCACGATATTCT GGGGTATTGCTTGGTTTGTCAAATACTGCCGGAGTGCTGGCAGGTGTCTTTGGAACGGCGTCCACCGGTTACATCTTACAACATG GTTCTTGGGACGATGTGTTCAAGGTTTCAGTAGGGCTTTACCTGGTCGGAACTGTTGTCTGGAATCTTTTCTCAACTGGCGAAAAGGTCATAGATTAG
- the LOC137716417 gene encoding cytochrome P450 86A1-like produces METLPIFSALFAAAFVYLFWFYLLARKLTGPSVWPVVGSIPFLFSNRKQIHDWITSNLRATGGSATYQTCTLALPFLARKQGLFTVTCNPKNIEHILRTRFDNYPKGPTYQAAFHDLLGEGIFNSDGETWLIQRKTAALEFTTRTLRQAMARWVNRTIRNRLWCILDKAARDHIAVDLQDLLLRLTFDNICGLTFGKDPETLSPELPDNPFSKAFDNATEATLKRLLYPSFLWRIQKLLGLGAERQLEKSLKVVGDYMNDAVAARKLTPSDDLISRFMNKRDVDGNQFPSAVLQRIALNFVLAGRDTSSVALSWFFHLVMENPQIEEKIVAEISTVLKQTRGDDPRLWVKEPLVFDEADKLVYLKAALSETLRLYPSVPEDFKYVVNDDILPDGTFVPAGSTVTYSIYSVGRMKSIWGEDCMEFKPDRWISADGKFEPPKDGYKFMAFNAGPRTCLGKDLAYLQMKSVASAVLLRYRLSLVPGFRAQQKMSLTLFMKNGLQVYLHPRKFGGGPDQVTQVADTSA; encoded by the exons ATGGAAACCCTACCTATTTTCTCCGCCCTATTTGCTGCCGCATTCGTATACCTCTTCTGGTTCTACCTCTTGGCTCGAAAACTCACTGGACCGAGCGTCTGGCCGGTCGTGGGCAGCATTCCGTTTCTCTTCTCAAACCGGAAGCAAATCCACGATTGGATCACAAGCAACCTCCGCGCCACCGGGGGTTCAGCCACATATCAAACATGCACGCTTGCTCTCCCTTTCCTGGCTCGCAAGCAAGGGTTGTTCACCGTGACATGCAACCCTAAAAACATCGAACATATTCTCCGAACACGGTTCGATAATTATCCCAAGGGACCGACGTACCAGGCAGCATTTCACGATCTTTTGGGGGAGGGGATATTCAATAGCGACGGAGAGACGTGGCTGATACAGAGAAAGACGGCGGCGTTGGAGTTCACGACGCGGACATTGCGGCAGGCCATGGCTCGGTGGGTGAACCGGACGATCAGGAACCGgctttggtgcattttggataAGGCGGCGAGAGATCACATCGCGGTGGACTTGCAGGACCTTTTGCTTCGCTTGACTTTCGACAACATTTGTGGACTCACATTCG GCAAGGACCCGGAAACGCTGTCGCCGGAGCTACCCGACAACCCGTTTTCGAAGGCATTCGACAACGCCACCGAAGCCACTCTCAAGCGCCTCCTCTATCCTTCCTTCCTATGGAGAATCCAGAAGCTTTTAGGCCTCGGCGCCGAGCGACAGCTGGAGAAGAGCCTCAAAGTCGTTGGGGACTATATGAACGACGCCGTCGCCGCGCGCAAGTTGACGCCGTCCGACGACCTCATCTCTCGCTTCATGAACAAGCGCGACGTCGACGGCAACCAGTTCCCCAGCGCCGTCCTCCAGAGGATCGCCCTCAATTTTGTCCTCGCCGGCCGCGACACCTCGTCGGTGGCGCTCAGCTGGTTCTTCCACCTTGTCATGGAAAATCCACAAATCGAGGAGAAAATCGTCGCCGAGATCTCGACGGTCCTGAAACAGACACGTGGCGATGATCCGCGACTCTGGGTCAAGGAGCCTTTGGTTTTCGACGAGGCGGATAAGCTGGTTTATTTGAAGGCGGCGCTGTCTGAGACTTTACGACTATACCCCTCCGTGCCGGAGGATTTTAAGTACGTCGTGAACGACGACATTCTGCCTGACGGGACTTTCGTGCCGGCCGGTTCGACAGTGACGTATTCGATTTACTCGGTGGGGAGGATGAAGAGCATCTGGGGGGAGGATTGCATGGAGTTTAAACCGGACCGGTGGATCTCTGCCGACGGGAAGTTCGAACCGCCTAAGGACGGTTACAAGTTCATGGCGTTCAATGCTGGACCGAGGACTTGTTTGGGGAAGGACTTGGCATACCTGCAGATGAAGTCGGTGGCTTCCGCCGTGCTCTTGCGTTACCGGCTGTCTCTGGTTCCCGGATTCCGGGCCCAGCAGAAGATGTCACTCACGCTCTTCATGAAGAACGGGCTTCAGGTGTATTTGCATCCACGTAAGTTTGGAGGTGGGCCAGATCAAGTTACTCAGGTCGCTGACACCTCAGCATAG
- the LOC137715481 gene encoding large ribosomal subunit protein uL4c-like, which yields MATSAAPISLSFFTSSIFLPSSSHKPFSVLAPTNSPKTPKPLTVSAELATLPVLSFTGDKVGETFLDLKSALPDTARAVVHRAIITDLQNKRRGTASTLTRAEVSGGGRKPYPQKKTGHARQGSTRTPLRPGGGVVFGPKPRDWSIKINRKEKRLAISTAVVSAAENTIVVEDFNDEFEKLGKPKTTEFIAAMRRWGLDPKEKTTFLVTEVANNVRLSSRNIGTLKMLTPRTLNLFDILNADKLIMTPETVDYLNARYGVDYDGETEDEEEDEDGAEQEEEGVEAQGTAADESSDAAE from the exons ATGGCGACCTCCGCAGCGCCCATATCGCTCTCCTTTTTCACCTCCTCAATCTTCCTCCCCTCCTCGTCCCACAAACCCTTCTCAGTCCTTGCACCCACCAATTCTCCAAAAACCCCCAAACCCCTCACCGTCTCGGCTGAGCTTGCCACCCTCCCAGTCCTCTCCTTCACCGGAGATAAGGTCGGCGAGACCTTCCTCGACCTCAAGTCCGCGCTACCGGATACCGCTCGTGCCGTCGTCCACCGCGCCATCATCACTGATCTCCAGAACAAGCGCCGCGGCACAGCTTCCACCCTCACCCGCGCGGAGGTCAGCGGAGGAGGGAGAAAACCCTACCCGCAGAAGAAGACGGGTCATGCCCGCCAGGGTTCGACCCGTACCCCGCTCAGGCCCGGCGGAGGGGTCGTGTTCGGACCCAAGCCCAGGGATTGGAGCATCAAGATCAATCGAAAGGAGAAACGGCTCGCGATTTCGACGGCGGTAGTGAGCGCGGCGGAGAACACAATCGTGGTGGAGGATTTCAATGACGAGTTTGAGAAACTTGGGAAGCCGAAGACGACGGAGTTTATTGCGGCGATGAGGAGATGGGGTTTGGACCCGAAGGAGAAAACGACGTTTCTGGTGACGGAGGTGGCGAACAATGTGAGGCTTTCGAGCAGAAATATTGGGACTTTGAAGATGCTGACGCCTAGGACTTTGAATTTGTTCGATATTTTGAATGCCGATAAGTTGATCATGACGCCGGAGACAGTGGATTATCTGAATGCGAGGTATGGGGTTGATTACGACGGAGAGACGGAGGACGAGGAGGAGGACGAAGACGGTGCAGagcaggaagaagaaggagtTGAAGCTCAAG GGACAGCGGCAGATGAGAGTTCTGATGCGGCCGAGTGA
- the LOC137715480 gene encoding phosphomethylpyrimidine synthase, chloroplastic-like isoform X1, translating into MLQRNLRQVLRLSLKFSVVREQDKTVRSLLLLPAPDMASVHSALTPVVCKNGSHSSAAKFPTTTFLPGFDAVGHPSSPFKKEVCLSSLSSGAKATLTFDPPATNSEKPKLPRHTVDPTSPDFLPLPSFEQCFPKSTKEHREVVHEETGHVLKVPFRRVHLAGDEPPFDNYDTSGPQNISPRVGLPQLRKDWIERRDKLGAPRYTQMYYAKQGIITEEMLYCAAREKLDPEFLRSEVARGRAIIPSNKKHLELEPMIVGRKFLVKVNANIGNSAVASSIEEEVYKVQWATMWGADTVMDLSTGRHIHETREWILRNSPVPVGTVPIYQALEKVDGIAENLNWEVFRETLIEQAEQGVDYFTIHAGVLLRYIPLTAKRMTGIVSRGGSIHAKWCLAYHKENFAYEHWDDILDICNQYDVALSIGDGLRPGSIYDANDTAQFAELLTQGELTRRAWEKDVQVMNEGPGHVPMHKIPENMKKQLEWCNEAPFYTLGPLTTDIAPGYDHITSAIGAANIGALGTALLCYVTPKEHLGLPNRDDVKAGVIAYKIAAHAADLAKGHPYAQAWDDALSKARFEFRWMDQFALSLDPMTAMSFHDETLPADGAKVAHFCSMCGPKFCSMKITEDVRKYAEEHGYGSAEEAVIRGMDAMSAEFLAAKKTVSGEQHGEVGGEIYLPESYVKAAERSTER; encoded by the exons ATGCTACAACGTAATCTTAGGCAGGTGCTCAGATTGTCTTTGAAATTTTCCGTAGTGAGAGAACAAGATAAGACTGTGAGAAGCCTCCTTCTTCTACCAGCCCCAG ATATGGCATCGGTACATAGTGCCCTGACACCGGTTGTGTGTAAGAATGGCAGTCATTCTTCTGCAGCAAAGTTCCCGACTACTACCTTCTTGCCCGGGTTTGATGCCGTGGGGCATCCTTCAAGTCCGTTTAAGAAGGAAGTGTGCCTTAGTTCCCTGAGCTCAGGTGCTAAAGCTACACTTACCTTTGATCCCCCAGCAACCAATTCTGAGAAACCCAAACTACCAAGGCATACAGTCGATCCCACTTCTCCAgattttcttcctcttccatcTTTCGAACAATGTTTTCCCAAGAGCACAAAAGAACACAG GGAAGTTGTTCATGAAGAAACTGGTCATGTGCTAAAAGTTCCCTTTCGACGAGTACACCTGGCTGGGGATGAACCTCCATTTGACAACTATGATACCAGTGGTCCACAAAACATTAGCCCGCGCGTTG GACTCCCTCAACTGCGGAAAGATTGGATTGAGAGGCGAGACAAATTAGGTGCACCAAGATACACTCAGATGTACTATGCTAAGCAGGGAATTATAACTGAGGAGATGTTGTACTGTGCCGCTCGTGAGAAGCTTGACCCAGAGTTTTTGAGATCAGAAGTAGCTCGTGGGCGGGCAATTATCCCCTCCAATAAGAAGCACTTGGAGCTTGAGCCAATGATTGTCGGAAGAAAATTTTTGGTCAAAGTTAATGCAAACATTGGAAATTCTGCTGTTGCCAGCTCTATCGAAGAGGAAGTTTACAAGGTCCAATGGGCAACTATGTGGGGTGCTGACACTGTTATGGACCTCTCTACAGGACGCCACATCCATGAGACCCGTGAATGGATCCTGCGTAACTCTCCTGTGCCAGTAGGGACTGTACCCATTTATCAAGCACTTGAAAAAGTGGACGGAATTGCAGAAAACCTTAACTGGGAAGTGTTCAGAGAAACTCTTATTGAACAAGCCGAGCAGGGTGTAGATTACTTCACCATCCATGCTGGGGTTCTACTACGGTACATCCCACTAACAGCAAAGCGTATGACTGGTATTGTTTCACGAGGAGGATCCATTCATGCAAAGTGGTGCTTAGCTTATCACAAAGAGAATTTCGCTTACGAGCACTGGGACGACATACTTGACATCTGCAATCAATATGATGTGGCCCTGTCAATTGGTGACGGGTTGAGACCTGGTTCCATTTATGATGCCAACGACACTGCACAGTTTGCAGAACTCTTAACTCAGGGTGAACTGACCCGTAGGGCATGGGAAAAGGATGTTCAGGTCATGAATGAAGGACCTGGACATGTTCCAATGCACAAAATTCCTGAAAACATGAAAAAACAGCTCGAATGGTGTAACGAAGCGCCTTTCTACACTCTTGGTCCTCTAACAACTGATATTGCTCCAGGATATGATCACATCACCTCTGCCATTGGTGCTGCCAACATTGGGGCTCTAGGCACTGCCCTTCTCTGTTATGTAACCCCAAAAGAGCACCTTGGGTTGCCAAACCGCGATGATGTGAAGGCTGGAGTTATAGCATATAAGATAGCTGCTCATGCCGCTGATCTAGCCAAAGGTCACCCATATGCTCAAGCCTGGGATGATGCACTGAGCAAGGCAAGATTTGAGTTCCGGTGGATGGACCAGTTCGCCTTGTCACTAGACCCTATGACTGCCATGTCATTCCATGATGAAACTCTGCCAGCTGATGGTGCCAAGGTAGCCCATTTTTGCTCCATGTGTGGTCCAAAATTCTGTTCTATGAAGATAACAGAGGATGTGAGGAAGTACGCTGAAGAGCATGGTTACGGGAGTGCTGAGGAAGCTGTGATTCGTGGAATGGATGCTATGAGTGCTGAGTTTCTTGCTGCCAAGAAAACTGTCAGTGGAGAACAACATGGTGAAGTTGGAGGGGAAATATACTTGCCAGAAAGTTATGTGAAAGCCGCAGAGAGGTCCACAGAGAGGTGA
- the LOC137715480 gene encoding phosphomethylpyrimidine synthase, chloroplastic-like isoform X2 → MASVHSALTPVVCKNGSHSSAAKFPTTTFLPGFDAVGHPSSPFKKEVCLSSLSSGAKATLTFDPPATNSEKPKLPRHTVDPTSPDFLPLPSFEQCFPKSTKEHREVVHEETGHVLKVPFRRVHLAGDEPPFDNYDTSGPQNISPRVGLPQLRKDWIERRDKLGAPRYTQMYYAKQGIITEEMLYCAAREKLDPEFLRSEVARGRAIIPSNKKHLELEPMIVGRKFLVKVNANIGNSAVASSIEEEVYKVQWATMWGADTVMDLSTGRHIHETREWILRNSPVPVGTVPIYQALEKVDGIAENLNWEVFRETLIEQAEQGVDYFTIHAGVLLRYIPLTAKRMTGIVSRGGSIHAKWCLAYHKENFAYEHWDDILDICNQYDVALSIGDGLRPGSIYDANDTAQFAELLTQGELTRRAWEKDVQVMNEGPGHVPMHKIPENMKKQLEWCNEAPFYTLGPLTTDIAPGYDHITSAIGAANIGALGTALLCYVTPKEHLGLPNRDDVKAGVIAYKIAAHAADLAKGHPYAQAWDDALSKARFEFRWMDQFALSLDPMTAMSFHDETLPADGAKVAHFCSMCGPKFCSMKITEDVRKYAEEHGYGSAEEAVIRGMDAMSAEFLAAKKTVSGEQHGEVGGEIYLPESYVKAAERSTER, encoded by the exons ATGGCATCGGTACATAGTGCCCTGACACCGGTTGTGTGTAAGAATGGCAGTCATTCTTCTGCAGCAAAGTTCCCGACTACTACCTTCTTGCCCGGGTTTGATGCCGTGGGGCATCCTTCAAGTCCGTTTAAGAAGGAAGTGTGCCTTAGTTCCCTGAGCTCAGGTGCTAAAGCTACACTTACCTTTGATCCCCCAGCAACCAATTCTGAGAAACCCAAACTACCAAGGCATACAGTCGATCCCACTTCTCCAgattttcttcctcttccatcTTTCGAACAATGTTTTCCCAAGAGCACAAAAGAACACAG GGAAGTTGTTCATGAAGAAACTGGTCATGTGCTAAAAGTTCCCTTTCGACGAGTACACCTGGCTGGGGATGAACCTCCATTTGACAACTATGATACCAGTGGTCCACAAAACATTAGCCCGCGCGTTG GACTCCCTCAACTGCGGAAAGATTGGATTGAGAGGCGAGACAAATTAGGTGCACCAAGATACACTCAGATGTACTATGCTAAGCAGGGAATTATAACTGAGGAGATGTTGTACTGTGCCGCTCGTGAGAAGCTTGACCCAGAGTTTTTGAGATCAGAAGTAGCTCGTGGGCGGGCAATTATCCCCTCCAATAAGAAGCACTTGGAGCTTGAGCCAATGATTGTCGGAAGAAAATTTTTGGTCAAAGTTAATGCAAACATTGGAAATTCTGCTGTTGCCAGCTCTATCGAAGAGGAAGTTTACAAGGTCCAATGGGCAACTATGTGGGGTGCTGACACTGTTATGGACCTCTCTACAGGACGCCACATCCATGAGACCCGTGAATGGATCCTGCGTAACTCTCCTGTGCCAGTAGGGACTGTACCCATTTATCAAGCACTTGAAAAAGTGGACGGAATTGCAGAAAACCTTAACTGGGAAGTGTTCAGAGAAACTCTTATTGAACAAGCCGAGCAGGGTGTAGATTACTTCACCATCCATGCTGGGGTTCTACTACGGTACATCCCACTAACAGCAAAGCGTATGACTGGTATTGTTTCACGAGGAGGATCCATTCATGCAAAGTGGTGCTTAGCTTATCACAAAGAGAATTTCGCTTACGAGCACTGGGACGACATACTTGACATCTGCAATCAATATGATGTGGCCCTGTCAATTGGTGACGGGTTGAGACCTGGTTCCATTTATGATGCCAACGACACTGCACAGTTTGCAGAACTCTTAACTCAGGGTGAACTGACCCGTAGGGCATGGGAAAAGGATGTTCAGGTCATGAATGAAGGACCTGGACATGTTCCAATGCACAAAATTCCTGAAAACATGAAAAAACAGCTCGAATGGTGTAACGAAGCGCCTTTCTACACTCTTGGTCCTCTAACAACTGATATTGCTCCAGGATATGATCACATCACCTCTGCCATTGGTGCTGCCAACATTGGGGCTCTAGGCACTGCCCTTCTCTGTTATGTAACCCCAAAAGAGCACCTTGGGTTGCCAAACCGCGATGATGTGAAGGCTGGAGTTATAGCATATAAGATAGCTGCTCATGCCGCTGATCTAGCCAAAGGTCACCCATATGCTCAAGCCTGGGATGATGCACTGAGCAAGGCAAGATTTGAGTTCCGGTGGATGGACCAGTTCGCCTTGTCACTAGACCCTATGACTGCCATGTCATTCCATGATGAAACTCTGCCAGCTGATGGTGCCAAGGTAGCCCATTTTTGCTCCATGTGTGGTCCAAAATTCTGTTCTATGAAGATAACAGAGGATGTGAGGAAGTACGCTGAAGAGCATGGTTACGGGAGTGCTGAGGAAGCTGTGATTCGTGGAATGGATGCTATGAGTGCTGAGTTTCTTGCTGCCAAGAAAACTGTCAGTGGAGAACAACATGGTGAAGTTGGAGGGGAAATATACTTGCCAGAAAGTTATGTGAAAGCCGCAGAGAGGTCCACAGAGAGGTGA